One Candidatus Paceibacterota bacterium genomic window carries:
- a CDS encoding heavy metal translocating P-type ATPase: MSHDCCQGNKHSEAPKKVAGDSGEMVYTCPMHPEIEKSAPGMCPECGMSLVAKTKKATKQVTKKSLGKGVHGKHAGHSTNVFLKKFWIALTLTVPLVLYSDLVELFVGLEMPRFFGYEYVILLLGTAVFFYGGWVFLAGSYREIRGHMPGMMTLIALAIVAAYTWSVYATFTADMTLFWELGTLITIMLLGHWLEMRSVKKARGALKELSALLPDTVEVERNGKIETISVAELKSGDVVHLKPGGRVPTDGEVVEGVSEIDESIATGESKPVAKKEGDEVIAGTINADGFLKIKVTNVGEETFLANVMRLVAEAESSKSRLQLLSDKAAFVLTLVAVSVGAITFVAWLSLGGEVSFAVARLVAVLVIACPHALGLAVPLVASISTGMAAENGFVVKSRLALESARSVDTVLFDKTGTLTHGEFWLDEVFPANGFDTADVLKFAGSVNKGSEHAIAKAVVEGVREQGVEIVAVTGFERVPGKGAKGTVDGAKVLIGSEALLDEAGFEIPEDITSSIDEEAKKGKTVVHAVVNGKYAGALSLSDKVRTESKEAVEMLHKEGIRVAMVTGDSEETAAWVSSKLGIDEYFARVLPEEKIEKVRALQARGERVAMVGDGVNDAPALAQADLGIAIGAGTNVAIESAGIVLVRNDLRDIGKIIRLSRLTWRKMIQNLFWATGYNIVALPLAAGALVTFGVPAIDPAVGAIFMSASTVIVAFNAVLMRRVKL; this comes from the coding sequence ATGAGCCACGACTGCTGTCAGGGCAATAAACACAGTGAAGCACCAAAGAAAGTCGCCGGTGATAGCGGGGAGATGGTTTACACCTGCCCGATGCATCCGGAGATCGAAAAAAGTGCGCCGGGAATGTGTCCGGAGTGCGGGATGAGCTTGGTCGCAAAGACGAAAAAGGCAACGAAGCAAGTAACAAAAAAGTCCCTGGGCAAAGGAGTACACGGCAAGCATGCCGGTCACTCGACCAATGTTTTTTTGAAAAAGTTCTGGATCGCGCTTACGTTGACCGTCCCCCTGGTCCTCTACTCCGATCTCGTTGAGCTTTTTGTTGGACTTGAGATGCCGCGGTTTTTCGGTTATGAGTATGTGATACTTCTTTTGGGTACGGCGGTCTTCTTCTATGGGGGCTGGGTTTTTCTTGCCGGATCGTACCGCGAGATCCGTGGGCATATGCCCGGGATGATGACCTTGATCGCATTGGCTATAGTGGCAGCGTACACCTGGAGTGTGTATGCAACCTTCACGGCGGATATGACGCTTTTCTGGGAGCTGGGAACTCTTATTACTATAATGCTTTTGGGGCATTGGCTGGAGATGCGCTCGGTTAAAAAAGCGCGCGGGGCATTGAAGGAGCTCTCGGCACTATTGCCTGACACGGTGGAGGTAGAGCGTAATGGGAAGATCGAAACGATCTCTGTCGCTGAGCTTAAAAGTGGGGATGTAGTGCATTTGAAACCCGGCGGAAGAGTGCCGACTGACGGTGAAGTGGTAGAAGGTGTATCTGAGATAGACGAGTCGATCGCTACCGGCGAGTCAAAACCGGTTGCTAAAAAAGAAGGTGATGAGGTTATCGCCGGTACGATAAATGCCGATGGCTTTCTGAAGATCAAGGTAACCAATGTTGGAGAGGAGACGTTTCTGGCGAACGTCATGCGGCTGGTTGCCGAAGCTGAGTCTTCAAAGTCGCGTCTGCAGCTCCTCTCTGACAAAGCAGCGTTTGTACTGACACTCGTCGCTGTTTCTGTCGGTGCGATAACGTTCGTGGCCTGGCTTTCGCTCGGAGGTGAGGTCTCTTTTGCGGTCGCTCGCTTGGTTGCCGTGCTGGTCATTGCCTGTCCGCATGCTCTGGGATTGGCAGTACCGCTGGTTGCCTCTATCTCAACTGGAATGGCGGCCGAGAACGGCTTTGTGGTCAAGAGTCGTCTGGCGTTGGAGTCGGCTCGATCGGTGGATACGGTCCTGTTCGATAAGACCGGCACGCTTACACACGGTGAGTTTTGGCTCGATGAGGTGTTTCCGGCGAACGGGTTCGATACTGCCGATGTTCTAAAGTTTGCCGGTTCAGTCAACAAAGGCTCGGAGCACGCTATTGCCAAAGCAGTGGTGGAAGGTGTGCGCGAGCAAGGTGTCGAGATTGTGGCCGTTACCGGTTTTGAGCGGGTGCCAGGTAAAGGGGCAAAGGGTACGGTTGATGGTGCAAAGGTGTTGATCGGAAGCGAGGCTCTTTTGGATGAGGCGGGGTTCGAGATACCTGAGGATATTACAAGCAGTATTGATGAGGAGGCCAAGAAGGGGAAGACGGTTGTGCACGCTGTAGTTAATGGCAAATACGCTGGTGCGCTGTCTCTCTCGGACAAGGTGCGTACTGAGTCAAAGGAGGCAGTTGAAATGCTTCATAAGGAAGGTATTCGGGTGGCTATGGTTACCGGAGATTCAGAGGAGACGGCGGCGTGGGTTTCCAGCAAGCTTGGTATAGATGAGTACTTTGCGCGGGTTCTGCCGGAGGAGAAGATAGAAAAGGTTCGCGCGCTCCAGGCGCGCGGAGAACGGGTGGCGATGGTCGGCGATGGGGTCAACGACGCGCCGGCGTTAGCGCAGGCAGATCTTGGTATTGCTATCGGTGCTGGAACCAATGTGGCCATTGAGTCGGCCGGTATTGTCTTGGTGAGGAATGATCTGCGCGATATCGGCAAAATAATTCGCCTGTCGCGTCTAACCTGGAGAAAGATGATTCAGAACCTGTTCTGGGCGACCGGGTATAACATTGTGGCACTACCATTGGCGGCGGGCGCTCTGGTTACCTTCGGAGTGCCGGCTATTGATCCGGCGGTTGGGGCGATCTTTATGTCAGCCAGTACGGTGATCGTTGCGTTCAACGCAGTGTTGATGAGACGGGTGAAATTATAA
- a CDS encoding glycosyltransferase family 39 protein, with the protein MLPTDRSSHISEKTTLLTLITLVVFAAAVSHIFFLYEGIRLDEAQSLWQTSQSPREIIKILSDNVHVPAYHLTLHVWQSVLEPTVVNGRILSLLFFLLTIPALYKLGEIAYNRATGLFATTLFTISPFMNWFGNEVRMYTLFALLTTLSHYFYLRLWRKQPVWVWACYTLIAIIGIYTHYFFSFVLLVQAVYFFFNQKQFHSGAFLSFLASALVVVLAFSPWLLYVFMGVDGGVGSQPFLVTPTPVNLFNVFSHFFFGFQPDPINSMIVSLWPLIALAGFFALRNQRSTSPVTSYLLVGFILPVAIVFLVSILITPIFLSRYMVLAVMPIFLFVAWIVINYARPLSTTVQIALVFLMISTLTIQAYHPETPVRENYREAVADINKEVTARDMVVLSASFSVYPFDYYYKGHAGVYMIPPWERYRGQELPPFSEEDMNLVMRQSAPWHERIWLLLSYDQGYQEEVKRYFDNNFTEIYRKEYSPGLELYVYEVPDWYDDSPQVEAQVVN; encoded by the coding sequence ATGCTACCGACCGACCGATCATCACATATTTCAGAAAAAACAACACTCCTTACGCTTATCACGCTTGTGGTGTTTGCAGCAGCAGTATCACATATATTCTTTCTATACGAAGGAATACGTCTCGATGAAGCGCAAAGCTTATGGCAAACGAGCCAAAGTCCTCGAGAGATCATCAAAATACTGTCTGACAATGTACATGTTCCCGCCTATCACCTAACTCTACATGTCTGGCAATCCGTACTGGAGCCAACGGTAGTTAACGGACGAATCTTGTCCCTCCTCTTCTTCCTGCTAACCATACCGGCACTCTATAAGCTGGGAGAGATCGCGTACAATCGGGCAACTGGTTTGTTTGCAACCACTCTTTTCACCATCTCCCCTTTCATGAACTGGTTTGGTAACGAGGTCCGCATGTACACACTTTTTGCTCTCCTTACCACTCTGAGTCATTATTTTTATCTGAGACTGTGGCGCAAGCAGCCGGTCTGGGTTTGGGCATGCTATACACTGATCGCTATTATCGGCATATACACCCACTACTTCTTTTCGTTTGTTCTGTTGGTTCAAGCAGTATATTTCTTCTTCAATCAGAAGCAATTTCATTCAGGAGCATTTTTGTCTTTTCTGGCGTCGGCACTGGTCGTTGTTCTTGCGTTTTCTCCCTGGCTCCTTTATGTATTTATGGGTGTAGATGGTGGTGTTGGATCACAACCATTCCTCGTTACGCCGACACCGGTGAACCTCTTCAATGTTTTTTCCCATTTTTTCTTTGGATTTCAACCGGACCCAATAAACTCAATGATTGTCTCACTTTGGCCGCTTATTGCTCTGGCCGGATTCTTCGCACTACGCAATCAACGCTCAACATCACCGGTAACCTCTTATCTCTTAGTTGGTTTTATCTTACCGGTTGCGATTGTGTTTTTGGTAAGCATCCTGATCACTCCGATCTTTCTTTCCCGTTACATGGTGCTCGCAGTCATGCCGATCTTCCTGTTCGTTGCCTGGATTGTTATTAATTATGCCCGCCCTCTCTCAACTACTGTCCAGATTGCCCTTGTTTTTCTAATGATTTCAACCCTCACTATTCAGGCATACCATCCTGAAACCCCGGTTCGAGAAAATTATCGTGAAGCAGTTGCAGACATCAATAAAGAAGTAACAGCTCGTGATATGGTGGTTCTGTCTGCTTCATTCTCAGTATATCCATTTGACTACTACTACAAAGGGCATGCCGGCGTTTACATGATTCCCCCGTGGGAGAGGTACCGCGGACAAGAGCTTCCGCCATTTTCAGAAGAAGATATGAATCTTGTTATGCGCCAATCAGCACCGTGGCATGAGCGCATTTGGCTTCTACTCAGTTACGATCAGGGATACCAAGAAGAAGTAAAGAGATACTTTGATAATAATTTTACAGAGATATATCGTAAAGAGTATTCGCCCGGCCTTGAGCTATATGTATACGAGGTACCGGATTGGTATGATGATTCGCCACAAGTTGAAGCACAGGTAGTAAACTAG
- a CDS encoding glycoside hydrolase family 6 protein has product MDLYKISQKIAWVRTVAIISLLAISGTLVLPAHSMLAVDNASESIHVQWPTQGRSDTLEHTFLAEVEDMNTDSYELYWSVDGGDRVAMSDRDGFEQTWINFSSWYWNEDGPYELRFIAVDDDGDEIARTGLSLYRVEVNGNKSNMVTDSEVSSTKREPIEVADSDEVVDREEEESVDDENKTEKRAESTDDEEVSEESELSENTDVNAGEDSGSESSDEESEELTSEEASANSEENNDEENESLSDLEEESNDNESSSDDSADKKSEELDEESENDSDISEWFTITGNVEDSGVGDTTEVSFTVVNTGGPAEDTIVDLEIFNEEGSQVYQDYKIDQSFENDQDRDYQFTWKPDTAGTYSASVGIFKPSWSSIYSWHDDIASFEIVDNGSSSSEENDDGSESVESNDSDPQDQDDLLNGDSSEISMSESDFYNEEGPADRQYDEWKDDRPEDAELIKKIVDQPIAKWFGGWNNDIKSDVDAYVSKAHKQGKTPVMVAYNIPDRDCGSHSAGGLSSLSEYEQWINDFADGIDGRDSIVILEPDAAALTNCLDDNEREARLIVLGEAAAVLRDHGAKAYIDASHANWLSANDMADRLKSAGIEKASGFALNTSNFVSTEKNLQYGRDISKQTNGAHFVIDTSRNGNGAASDNEWCNPEGRALGQKPTFVDNDPLLDAFIWTKVPGESDGKCNGGPAAGVWWPEYALGLAERADW; this is encoded by the coding sequence ATGGATCTATATAAGATATCTCAGAAGATTGCATGGGTTAGGACGGTAGCTATTATCAGTCTTCTAGCAATTTCTGGAACTCTTGTGCTTCCAGCTCACTCGATGCTAGCAGTAGACAACGCTTCAGAAAGTATTCACGTACAGTGGCCTACACAGGGCCGTTCTGATACGCTCGAGCATACATTTCTGGCGGAAGTTGAAGACATGAATACGGACAGCTACGAGCTGTACTGGTCTGTCGATGGCGGTGATCGTGTCGCTATGAGCGATCGGGATGGATTTGAACAGACTTGGATCAATTTCAGTAGCTGGTACTGGAATGAGGACGGACCGTATGAACTACGTTTTATTGCCGTGGATGACGATGGCGATGAAATAGCTCGTACCGGACTGTCTCTCTATCGTGTTGAAGTTAATGGAAACAAAAGCAACATGGTGACCGATAGTGAGGTTAGTAGTACTAAACGAGAACCGATCGAGGTTGCTGATAGTGATGAGGTTGTAGACAGGGAAGAGGAGGAAAGTGTAGACGATGAGAATAAGACAGAGAAAAGGGCCGAGTCAACGGACGATGAGGAAGTGAGTGAGGAAAGTGAGTTATCTGAAAATACAGATGTGAATGCTGGTGAGGATTCAGGTAGCGAATCTTCTGATGAGGAGTCAGAAGAGCTAACCAGTGAAGAGGCGAGTGCTAACAGCGAAGAGAATAATGATGAAGAGAATGAATCACTCAGTGATCTAGAAGAGGAAAGCAATGACAACGAGTCCTCAAGTGACGACTCTGCTGACAAAAAATCAGAAGAGTTAGATGAAGAGAGTGAAAATGATTCTGACATTTCTGAGTGGTTTACTATTACCGGTAACGTAGAAGATAGTGGTGTAGGTGATACTACCGAGGTTTCGTTTACTGTTGTGAACACCGGAGGCCCTGCAGAGGATACTATAGTTGACCTTGAGATCTTTAACGAAGAAGGCTCTCAGGTATACCAAGACTATAAGATCGATCAGTCATTTGAAAATGATCAGGATCGAGACTATCAGTTCACATGGAAGCCTGATACCGCCGGCACATACAGTGCCTCAGTCGGTATCTTCAAGCCGTCATGGTCATCTATCTATAGCTGGCATGATGACATTGCCTCGTTCGAGATAGTTGATAACGGGTCATCGTCATCTGAAGAAAATGATGACGGTTCTGAATCAGTGGAGTCTAATGACTCAGATCCACAGGATCAGGACGACTTGTTGAACGGCGATAGTAGCGAAATCTCGATGAGCGAAAGTGACTTCTATAATGAAGAAGGTCCTGCGGACCGACAGTACGATGAGTGGAAGGACGATCGACCGGAAGATGCTGAGTTGATCAAAAAAATCGTTGATCAGCCGATAGCCAAGTGGTTCGGTGGCTGGAACAACGATATTAAAAGCGACGTAGACGCGTATGTCTCAAAGGCACACAAGCAAGGAAAGACGCCGGTAATGGTGGCATACAATATTCCTGATCGCGACTGTGGCTCGCACTCAGCCGGTGGATTAAGTAGCCTTTCTGAGTATGAGCAATGGATAAATGATTTTGCTGACGGTATTGATGGCCGTGATTCGATCGTTATCCTTGAGCCCGATGCTGCTGCGTTGACCAACTGTCTGGATGATAACGAACGTGAAGCACGCCTGATCGTTCTTGGTGAGGCGGCAGCAGTTCTTCGTGACCACGGAGCTAAGGCGTACATCGATGCAAGTCATGCAAACTGGCTTAGCGCTAATGATATGGCCGATCGACTGAAGAGTGCCGGTATTGAAAAAGCAAGTGGGTTTGCATTGAATACCTCGAACTTTGTCTCTACCGAAAAGAATCTTCAGTACGGACGAGATATCTCAAAGCAGACAAACGGTGCGCATTTTGTCATTGACACGTCCCGAAACGGAAATGGTGCAGCGAGTGACAATGAGTGGTGTAATCCGGAAGGTCGCGCATTAGGTCAGAAACCGACCTTTGTCGACAACGACCCGCTCCTGGACGCATTTATTTGGACGAAGGTTCCGGGTGAGTCGGATGGTAAATGCAACGGAGGACCTGCTGCAGGTGTGTGGTGGCCAGAGTACGCACTCGGTCTTGCGGAGCGAGCTGATTGGTAA
- a CDS encoding DoxX family membrane protein, with amino-acid sequence MAYAIYKNNPFAEFLFANTKMAGFWLVVRLYLGWQWTAAGWGKVTSESWTGAEAGSSVAGFVSGALEKTSGSHPDVAGWYAWFLENVVLPNAEVWGYMIAYGELLVGIALIIGLLTGIAAFFGLFMNLNFMLAGTVSSNPVLFTLAIGLVLAWKVAGHWGVDRWLLPKLGTPWQPGDVFKRS; translated from the coding sequence ATGGCCTACGCAATATATAAAAATAATCCGTTCGCTGAGTTTTTATTTGCTAATACAAAGATGGCCGGCTTCTGGCTCGTGGTTCGCCTATATCTGGGCTGGCAGTGGACTGCTGCCGGGTGGGGGAAGGTGACCAGTGAGAGCTGGACCGGAGCGGAAGCCGGAAGCTCGGTCGCCGGTTTTGTAAGCGGCGCACTTGAAAAAACATCGGGGTCTCATCCCGACGTAGCCGGCTGGTATGCCTGGTTTCTTGAGAACGTTGTACTACCCAATGCCGAGGTGTGGGGATACATGATCGCCTACGGTGAACTTCTGGTGGGCATTGCCCTGATCATCGGTCTTCTGACCGGTATTGCTGCATTCTTTGGACTGTTCATGAACCTCAATTTCATGCTTGCCGGTACGGTTAGCAGTAATCCGGTATTATTCACACTGGCGATCGGCCTGGTTTTGGCTTGGAAGGTGGCCGGGCATTGGGGTGTTGATCGATGGCTTTTACCTAAATTAGGCACGCCGTGGCAGCCGGGAGATGTATTTAAACGTTCATAA
- a CDS encoding glycosyltransferase family 2 protein, which translates to MTSATTPQPFRPDDKQFLRDSHVPYWLVLINTLLAISYFVIIAFWLPYSSGWLFTVLVIGQLYFLWQSLTFLYTVYGKKVHHYKNASFTPPVDIFITVAGEPIETVRGTVLATKAMVYPNFSITILNDGYVAGKDNWQDIERLAYECGISCITRKTPGGAKAGNINNGLRHTHAPFIVVFDADYQPHTDFLTQTMPYCADPNVAYIQTPQFYYNAGLSFITRVAWAQQQLFYGPIVRGKDRLNATTLCGTNMVIRRSALEKIGGMCEESIAEDLATGMFLHQQGWKSIYVPKVLAEGLAPEDFFSYYKQQHRWARGALDIIFRYNLVFCRGLTFRQRILYLSSVSYFLSGIIVIAFALIPLIYLFFGIVPFDVATMTLALIFLPYIITTLYTIQRASNYSFTFGSLAFSISMFNIHLSALASALLRHKSVFAVTSKKALNGNFLYLALPQILYITLAAIAIVVGISREGLSPSIMNNIAWTTIYVSVFIPFIYAAAPAQRRSAINWFKQPFRRWSNRPRRRIQIVHGAPNPSASFASTDQGGRGPHSNS; encoded by the coding sequence ATGACATCAGCCACTACCCCACAACCGTTTCGACCAGACGACAAGCAATTCCTGCGTGACTCACACGTACCCTACTGGCTTGTACTCATTAATACACTCTTGGCGATCAGTTACTTTGTCATTATTGCGTTTTGGCTGCCATATTCAAGTGGTTGGCTTTTCACGGTCCTGGTGATCGGGCAACTTTATTTCTTATGGCAATCACTAACTTTCCTGTACACAGTGTATGGGAAAAAAGTGCATCACTATAAAAATGCATCTTTTACCCCGCCTGTAGACATATTTATCACAGTAGCCGGAGAACCGATTGAAACCGTTCGCGGAACTGTTCTTGCGACCAAGGCAATGGTCTATCCGAATTTTTCGATCACTATTTTAAATGACGGCTACGTTGCAGGTAAAGATAATTGGCAAGACATCGAACGTCTTGCCTACGAATGCGGCATTTCCTGCATTACTAGAAAAACGCCAGGTGGTGCCAAGGCTGGAAATATTAATAACGGACTTAGGCACACCCATGCCCCTTTCATTGTTGTTTTTGATGCCGACTACCAACCACACACCGATTTTTTAACTCAAACCATGCCGTACTGTGCCGATCCAAATGTAGCGTATATTCAGACACCGCAATTCTATTACAACGCGGGACTTAGCTTTATTACCAGAGTTGCCTGGGCGCAACAACAATTATTCTACGGACCGATCGTGCGAGGAAAAGACCGACTCAACGCAACAACGCTATGCGGCACAAACATGGTGATCCGCCGTAGCGCACTCGAAAAGATCGGAGGAATGTGCGAAGAAAGTATCGCGGAAGACCTTGCAACCGGTATGTTCCTCCATCAACAGGGTTGGAAATCGATCTACGTGCCGAAAGTGCTAGCAGAAGGGCTTGCGCCGGAGGATTTTTTCTCCTATTACAAACAGCAACACCGCTGGGCGCGAGGAGCGCTTGATATTATTTTCCGATACAATCTTGTTTTCTGTCGCGGTCTTACCTTTCGTCAGCGAATACTGTATCTCTCCTCGGTCTCTTACTTCTTATCCGGGATCATCGTGATCGCCTTTGCGCTTATACCTTTGATCTACCTCTTTTTTGGAATAGTTCCATTCGATGTTGCCACAATGACCCTCGCACTAATATTTCTACCTTACATCATAACCACGCTTTACACGATCCAACGCGCGAGCAACTATTCATTTACCTTTGGATCGCTTGCTTTCTCAATAAGTATGTTCAACATACATCTCTCAGCTTTAGCCTCAGCCCTCTTACGACACAAAAGTGTATTCGCTGTCACCTCAAAAAAAGCACTCAATGGAAACTTCTTATACCTAGCGCTTCCTCAGATCTTGTACATAACATTGGCGGCTATTGCAATAGTTGTCGGAATAAGTCGCGAAGGTCTTTCGCCATCCATCATGAACAACATTGCTTGGACAACTATTTATGTGAGTGTATTTATTCCCTTCATATACGCTGCCGCACCGGCCCAGAGGAGAAGCGCGATTAACTGGTTCAAGCAACCTTTTCGTCGCTGGAGCAATAGACCACGACGGCGCATTCAAATAGTACATGGTGCTCCAAATCCATCTGCTTCTTTTGCATCAACAGATCAGGGGGGCCGCGGACCACACTCAAACTCATAA
- a CDS encoding DUF411 domain-containing protein — MKTSASIIAVGIGLVVVASVGYALLSTPVESSTLPRVTVHKTPQCGCCEVYISYLRQYGIEVVVKDHEDLTPLKNSLSIPSEMWSCHTTMIGEFIAEGHLPIEALEKGYEERSEIAGIALPGMPSGSPGMPGPKEDFKINSLSESNDEGVRNYQLWLTL; from the coding sequence ATGAAAACATCTGCCTCAATCATCGCGGTTGGTATTGGATTAGTAGTTGTGGCTTCCGTAGGCTATGCATTGCTTAGTACGCCTGTTGAAAGCTCCACGCTGCCCCGGGTCACGGTCCATAAAACTCCTCAGTGTGGTTGTTGCGAAGTATATATCTCGTATCTGAGACAGTACGGCATAGAGGTGGTGGTTAAGGATCACGAAGACCTCACTCCTCTTAAAAATTCTTTATCTATTCCATCTGAGATGTGGAGTTGCCACACCACCATGATCGGTGAATTTATTGCTGAAGGTCATCTGCCGATCGAAGCGCTTGAGAAAGGATATGAAGAGCGAAGTGAAATAGCCGGTATTGCCTTGCCGGGTATGCCAAGCGGGTCACCAGGTATGCCGGGACCGAAAGAAGACTTCAAGATCAATTCTTTGAGTGAATCGAACGATGAAGGAGTCCGCAACTATCAGCTGTGGTTAACATTGTAA
- a CDS encoding metal-sensitive transcriptional regulator has translation MKQDIKKQLLNRLARLEGQVRGLKNMVENEEYCVDIITQSHAVRSSLGSFESLMLKNHLETHVLEQIKTGEDKKACEEIIKIYNLSNKK, from the coding sequence ATGAAACAAGATATTAAAAAACAGCTTCTGAACCGACTTGCTCGGCTTGAGGGGCAGGTGCGCGGTCTGAAGAATATGGTTGAGAATGAAGAGTACTGTGTGGATATTATTACCCAGTCGCACGCGGTGCGGAGCTCTCTCGGCTCTTTTGAGTCGTTGATGTTGAAGAATCATTTAGAGACGCATGTTCTTGAACAAATAAAGACTGGTGAGGACAAGAAGGCGTGCGAAGAGATCATAAAGATCTATAATCTGTCTAATAAAAAATAG
- a CDS encoding DUF1861 family protein: MQQHRNVVKVDQKPAFSFSDRVVKLLKKYDPENVHGARRLTFGGVSEGRDVYNITAPFVWNGKKYLLGRVESRDSEVDTETVLFANEATTGEWIREEAFASLSLQDPFIAQIHGQVVIGGVEVAFREKTQRLTYRTVFYRGDNPFSVTRFARGPWKMKGVRPVELTDGRIGVFTRPQGRIGRRGRIGFTIIGSLNELTPRRLLAAPLLSKQFARGEWGGVNEATCMSDGRIQVLGHVARFSQSGLRHYYPIAFLFDPYSRGVSDFNIIGCRSDLPAGETKREDLHDVVYPGGIVRDGEGSARLYVGVSDAEAVEVVMNDPFTGLESLVLNPA, from the coding sequence ATGCAGCAGCACAGAAACGTAGTTAAAGTTGATCAGAAGCCAGCGTTCTCATTTAGTGATCGGGTGGTGAAGCTCCTTAAAAAATATGATCCGGAGAATGTGCACGGGGCACGACGACTTACCTTTGGAGGCGTCAGTGAAGGAAGGGATGTTTACAACATCACCGCACCGTTTGTATGGAACGGCAAGAAATATTTACTTGGACGAGTAGAAAGCCGTGACTCGGAGGTGGATACCGAGACGGTGCTTTTTGCAAATGAAGCAACTACAGGGGAATGGATTCGTGAGGAGGCGTTTGCATCACTTTCTCTGCAGGATCCTTTCATCGCCCAGATTCACGGCCAAGTCGTTATTGGCGGAGTGGAGGTGGCTTTCCGAGAGAAGACCCAGCGACTTACTTACCGGACGGTATTTTACCGAGGAGATAACCCGTTTTCTGTAACTCGCTTTGCGCGTGGACCGTGGAAGATGAAGGGTGTGCGCCCGGTTGAGCTAACTGATGGAAGGATCGGTGTCTTTACACGACCGCAAGGAAGAATAGGTCGACGTGGCCGGATCGGCTTTACGATCATCGGATCACTAAATGAGCTGACTCCTCGACGACTCCTTGCTGCACCTCTACTCTCAAAGCAGTTTGCTCGCGGCGAGTGGGGCGGGGTGAATGAGGCCACGTGCATGAGCGATGGCAGAATACAAGTACTCGGTCATGTCGCCAGGTTCTCCCAAAGCGGTCTGCGACATTACTACCCGATCGCGTTTCTGTTTGACCCGTACTCAAGAGGAGTAAGTGATTTTAATATTATTGGATGTCGGAGTGACCTGCCGGCAGGGGAAACAAAGCGCGAGGATCTACATGATGTAGTGTATCCGGGCGGTATTGTTCGAGACGGGGAAGGGTCCGCGCGCCTGTATGTTGGAGTGAGTGACGCTGAGGCGGTAGAGGTGGTGATGAACGATCCGTTCACCGGATTAGAATCTCTCGTATTGAATCCAGCGTAA